One bacterium genomic window carries:
- a CDS encoding DsbA family protein, translated as MATGRLRELAAAVGEPLRIKYRSFLLSPQPDPRPMRKEQIMSHWRMARSAPGGEELNPELMERRDFPYPYSTPASLAIKAFALQQPEREGDFIEAVERAHLVACLNIADLEVLAGLGEKLGADRAMLRDMAADPAIERAVVDDHNAAIECGIYSTPTLEFSAGPRIVGAQPLEHFISAYRQATGELPGADPGFLNNN; from the coding sequence ATCGCAACCGGTCGGTTGCGGGAGCTGGCCGCCGCCGTCGGCGAGCCGCTCCGGATCAAATACCGCTCCTTTCTCCTCTCGCCCCAGCCCGATCCGCGCCCGATGCGCAAGGAGCAGATCATGAGCCACTGGAGAATGGCCCGGTCCGCCCCCGGCGGGGAGGAGCTCAACCCCGAGTTGATGGAGAGGCGCGATTTCCCCTACCCCTACTCGACCCCGGCCTCCCTCGCCATCAAGGCCTTCGCCCTGCAGCAGCCCGAGCGGGAGGGGGACTTCATCGAAGCCGTCGAGCGCGCCCATCTGGTAGCGTGTCTCAACATCGCCGACCTTGAAGTGCTCGCCGGATTGGGTGAAAAATTGGGTGCGGATAGGGCGATGCTCCGCGACATGGCGGCGGACCCCGCTATCGAGCGCGCCGTCGTGGACGATCACAACGCGGCGATCGAGTGCGGAATCTACTCGACGCCCACGCTGGAGTTCTCCGCCGGGCCCCGTATCGTGGGCGCCCAGCCACTGGAACACTTCATCAGCGCCTATCGCCAGGCGACAGGAGAGCTTCCGGGTGCGGACCCCGGTTTCTTGAACAACAACTGA